TCCAAATAGTTCTCCCCAGGGGTAGTTGACCAGTTTCCGGCGGAGACCGGTGGTTATATGAATCGCGACCAGGGTCTGATACTGGGTGTCACCTTGAATTTCACTGGTAATACAGGCGACTTCGGTCCCGTCAGGCGACCAGGCAAGGTTGATTTTTTCATAAAAAAAAGAGGTTGGGCTGCTGGTTGCAATGTGATGTTCGTGCGATCCATTGATGTCAGTCACCACCAGCGATTCATACGGTGACGATTGATCTGAACCGGTGTCTATGTTAGAGCGAATAAACGCGATGCGGGTTCCATCAGGTGAAAAACCAACCCCACTGAAAATTTCAGAAGCGATAGTCTGGACGGTACCACCAGGCAAATTGATCCGGTTGAGTGTTCCGAAATGATTCTTGTACCCAACATAATACAGAGCCGTTCCATCACGTGAAAAATTCAAATTGCGTAAATCGGCATCGCTGGCCTGGATCAATTCCGTGTCGGTATTGGTGGACATGTGCCGAAGGTGAATGGTCTGGCCCACTTTTTGGCGGGTGACATAGGCGACGAATTGCCCATCGGGTGAAATGGCGGTATCGGCAATATTGCCCGACGTGGTGAGTCCTCTGACCGTCATCTGGTTGAAGAGCGGCAACTGATTGGGTTGAACCCTGGGGGGAGACTCGAAAAACCAGGACCCACGGTTGCCAATCAGGATCCCACAGGTCGCCAGCCCAGCCACCAGCAGGAGAAGAGTCGTTTGTGGCAAAACATCTCTGGCAAAGAATCTGCGGGTGGTAAGCCACAGATTCTGGGGTTTTTCATTTTTGAATGGCGGCTGATCGTGGAGCGTTTTTTGAGGTGACGGCAGGTGCCCTTCACCTTCCAGTTTTGGTTCGTGACTCAGGGGCGCGGATTGAAGGTCTTCCAGGACAGCTTCAATCGTTTGATAGCGTTTGTCAGCTTCCTTCGCCAGTGTTTTGCGGAGAATGGGCCAGATCCAGGCCGGGATGTCAGTTGACTGATCAACTGGGATTTCCGGCTCACTTTTCAATATTGCGGCAATGATGTCGCTTGGGGTCTCACCGGCAAACGGTAATCGGCCAGTCAACATTTCATACAGCACGACCCCGAAGCTCCAGATATCTGACCGGGCATCCACCTGAAGGCCGCGAACCTGCTCTGGCGACATATAATGGATGGTTCCGATCAACATGCCCGGCGTGGTAACGATGGTGCTGATCGTTGAAGGCGTGGTTCCGGTTTCGTCGGTTGGGGAATGTCCCATAAACCCACTGGTGCTTTTGGCCAGCCCAAAATCCAGAACTTTGACCAGCCCATCGGTCCGAAGCATTATATTTTCAGGTTTGATGTCACGATGAACAATATTTCCTTTGTGAGCAGCGGCCAGCGCGGCCCCGGCCTGTATGATCACATCCAGCATCTGATCCAGGGCGCGCGGTGAACTTGTCATCCGTTTTCTGAGGGTCTCGCCTTCGATGTATTCCGTTGCGATGAAGTGCAGCGTATCGCTTTCGCCAAACTCATATACCGTCACAATATTTGGATGGTTAAAGGTTGAAATAATCTGTGCTTCCCGGCGAAAGCGTCGAACAAATTCTTTGTCTCGGGTCAGTTTTGAGGAAAGGATTTTTAAAGCGACTTTGCGCCTGAGACGTGTATCCTCAGCCAGATAGACTTCACCCATGCCGCCTGAACCAACCAGTTGCCGAATCCGGAATGAGCCCACGACCTGACCTGGAAACAACTCGATGGTATCGCTGGCCGTCAGGTGGCCGGTTATTTGAAGTGCTGGACTATCCAGCACGTGGCTGGGCTGGTAAAAGGCATCCAGTAAATTTTGAACTTGCAGTTTCAGATCACTATCCTGACCACATTCCTGATCGAGATACCCTTTCCAATTTCCATCGGGCAGGGTCAGGGCGATTTGAAAAATATGACTGATTTGTTTCCAGCGTTCAGGTGTCATTGTTTCAGCAAAGAAGCCATCGAGTTGTCAGAGAGGGTCATTACCAGCCAGGCTCGCGCCAGGTTCCAATCACGCAACACCGTGATCGAGGAAATATTGAGGACCTGCGCAATTTCTTCGGTGTTGAGTCCTCCAAAGAACCGCAGTTCGACAACCTGAGCCCGACGGGGATCGAGTTGGGAGAGCTGGTGTAACGCCTCATCAACCGCGATGATATCGGCGATACACAGTTGAACCTGGGTATTGACTTCATCAAGCTGGACCTGAACCAAATTGCCTCCTCGTTTGTCGCAAATCCGTTTCCGGGCATAGTCCACCAGAATCCGCCGCATCATCTGTGAGGCAATCGCAAAAAAGTGCGCCCGGTTTTGCCAGCGGACTTTCTGGTCAATCAACCGAAGATAGGCTTCGTTGATAAGTGCTGTTGTTTGAAGAAGATGGCCCGGTCCCTCATTTTTCATATAGCGCCTGGCCTGCCGATGAAGCTCGGCATAGACGAGTGGAATCAAGCGATCCAGGGCCTCCTGATCGCCATTATTCCAGTTGATAAGCAATTGAGTCACATCAGGGATCTGGTTCATGCGAGCCCCTTTCAATTCAGGATTGAGATTGGTGAAGGTTGAAGTTGGTGGAATCGTCAGTAGCCAGTAATGCCAGTGAAGGATTGAAGTGTTTTTTGGTTTTCATCCCCGTTGGGATGGAGTCAGGTGAGCCGGTGGTCAACGTCGCTTTGGACGCGCCACCACCAGATGCGGGTCATCTCCAATCCAAATTTCCCCGCCCGGCCAGCCGCCTACGGCGGCGGCTGGCCGGGCGGGGGTGAGAAGGCGACGTTTTCCCAGGGTTAAAACCCTGGGCTACCTGCCTGCCACCCGCTTCGCGGGTTCAAATCCGCTCATTTTTCAACTCTTCACTGGCGTTCCTGACTCCTGACTACGAACTGGTATTCTACCATTTTGGAAGAATCCTTTTGTATGAGCAAGAGGTTAAATTATTGATAGAGCTGTATTTCCTTTGGTTTTTAGTTTTTTACCTGATATTCTTTGGCCCAAAAAGGTATGCTAATTAACGCGTAAAAAAGTAAGAAAAGACATCATGCCGGACGATTTTTTCCTGTGGTAAATTTGTCTGTGCTATGAAAAATGATACCATTTTGGAATGAACCCACCGTATTCCGGCAAGGTTAAATTATTGAAAAAATTGTATTTCCCTGACCCCTGACCCCGATACCCTGACCCCAAATTGGTATGACACCATGAAAAGTCAGTATTTTGGATGCTGGCCAGGATCAGAATTTGACTGATTCCGCACTTCTTACCAAAAATCACGAGTGCGCTCGGAAACGACAGAGGGAATTTATGGATCGAATTTCTTTTCGAGGTTTGTGCGGGGCCGGTTTGGCTCTGGTGTTTGTCGTTTTGGTAAACGCACCCATTCCAGCCAGGGAAATGGTGGTTCAAAAAGGCCCGGTTGAAATAGACCCGTTGCCGTTTTACACCGCCGTCAAAGTGTTGGGGGCGCACAAGAAAAACTCGGACAGCGAGCAACTCGCCTCGTTTGCCACGACCCTGCATATTGAACGCGGGTTTAATTACACCTTTTATCTCTGTCCGGATGGGACACAATCAACTGCTTCGTTTGACTCGCGGACGCTGCACCTTGAACGCACCAACGGGAAGCCAGTTACCTTTGAAGTGTTAGCTGATATTGAACCAGATGGAAATTGCCGCCAGGGCTGTGCCATTCATCTGCCGTGTTACCAGGTGAATGCAAAGGAAATTGAGCTGGTGACTGGTCAGCAAACCTACCGCCTCAAGCGTCCAGCCAATTTTCGGCTCAATGAAATTCATCAGGTGGATGAGGCCGGAAAGACGGTTTTGCGGACCTGGGAAAGTCCAATTGACGCCGATGTGGTTGGACTATCGGAAGACGGAAAAAACCTGTATGTGCTGACACCGATTGAAGGTCTGGTTTTGGAACTGACTGGTGGGCAAATTCGGTTCAAGGTCCGATCAAAAGTGAAATATCTCAAAGGCCGGGATGTTTCGGTTTCCGCGACTGATAACAAAACCCATACCACCCTTCAATTCACAACCAAAAATACCTCCATCTGGATTAAATACCCAACCCCCTGTTCACCCTCCGCTTGAATCAAACAACCGCTTACACTCGACTCAGGTTAGGGTTTACTGAATCGTGGAAACTGGCGTAATCTTTCCTTCTCCACCCGCTCCATCATCCCTTTTCGAACTTCAAATATAATCTTGCCGAATTCAGGTTGCCTGCCTGGGGATGTCAATCCATTTCTTCATTTCGGTCAGACAAAGGCTTGCCTTATGAAAGCAGAGTTCCCCTCGCTTGTGCTGTCAAATACTGCTCTCCGGCTGATGGCCATTGCGCTTGTTTATCATGGGTTTCATAAACTGGCTTTTCTGTTTTTAGATCCAGTTCAGCATATTTCGCTGATCTGGCCCCCAAGCGGATTTGCCCTCGCAATCCTTTTGCTCACGCCGAAGCCTCAGGTGAGATCAACCCTCGTTGTCCTGAGTTGTGTCAATTTGTTCTCCAATTATGTTTCCAGCGGCTCACTGGCGTTGAGCTTAGGATTTCTGGCGGCCAACCTGCTTCAGGCAATCCTGGGGTGGTGGGTCTTAACCTATTTTTGTGGAGCTGGAATCGTTTTTATTCACCTGAGCGAAGTATTTGTGTTGATTGGGGTTGCGACACTGGGAACAGCGGTTACCTCTTTCATTGGCGCCGGAACAACCGTGCTGGCAAACCAGGTGCCGTTTGGGCCTTCATACTGGACCTGGTGGACATCCGACAGCCTGGGAGTGCTTTTAATCACGCCGCTGGTGGTAACCTGGGTCAGATTTCACGATCCGTGGACCTGGAAACAAAAATATCCTCTGATCGAAGCAATCCTTTTTCTCGGCTTGTGGTGTGCGACATCGTGGCTGGTTTTTCATGGAATTGGCAATTTGTTTATTCCCTACCCTTATTTCATGATGACATTGCTGGTTTGGGCGGCCCTGAGATTTGGCTCTCGGGGAGTTGCCTCGGCGATGGTACTCCTGGCCGCCATTTCGATAAGTGGCATCACGGTTTCTGAGTCCGTGCCGGTACTGGGCGGCAAAAATTTGACGGATCAGCTTTTGCTGGTGCAGTTATTTTTGGGGGTAGCCTCCATTACCGGGTTGCTGCTTTCAGCGAGCCTGGCCGAAACCAAACTGGCTGAGCAGGCATTGCGCGAAGACCAGCTCCGGCTCAGGGCCCTGGGCGATAACCTGCCCAATGGAATGATTTATCAGGTTCTGCTTGAACCTGACGGCTCAAAGAGATTTCTCCACGTCAGCGCCGGGGTTGAACGCCTCAATGGTATTTCGGCTGAATCGGTTTTACAGGACTCCTCATCCCTGTACCAGTTGATTGTCGAGGAAGACCGTCCGGCACTGGTCGCGGCACAGGTCAAGTCGGAGCAAACCCTGAGTCCGGTCAGCACCATTTTGCGGATCCGGCGAAACCCAAATGAACTTCGATGGATGCAAATTTCGTCATCACCACGGCGGCTGGCTGATGGCCGAATCCTGTGGGATGGAATCCAGGTTGACATTACAGACCTTATCCGGGCTGAGGAAAACCTGCGACGGGTCAACCGGGCTTTGCGCACCCTTAGCAATTGCAATCAGGCGGTGGTTCGGGCAAAAACAGAAGCTGAACTACTCGAAAGCGTATGCCAGGTGATTGTAGAAAATGGAGATTACCGATTGGCCTGGGTTGGGTATATCCAGCATGATGCCAGCCGTTCGGTCATTCCCCAGGCCCAGGCTGGAGTTGGCCTGGACTACGTTCACACGGCAAATATCACCTGGGCTGATGTCCCACGTGGCCGGGGACCAACCGGGACTGCAATTCGGACTGGGCAGCCAGCCGTGTGTCATCATTTTCTGACCGATCCAGCCGTTGAACCCTGGCGCGAAACCGCCATCAAGCATGGGTATCAATCTTCACTGGCCGTGCCCTTAAAAAATGGAACCGAGGTGTTTGGCGCGCTCAATGTATATTCGGCGGATCCAAACACCTTTGACGATGACGAAATCAGCCTGCTCGCCGAACTGGCGGCTGACCTGACCTATGGCATTCTGGCCTTGCGAACCTACCAGGATCACCTGAAAGCCGAAGCTTCGTTACACCTGAGCGAGCAACACTTTCGGTCCGCGATGTTTCATTCGCCCATTGGAAAAGCCATCGTGGCCCCAGATGGCCGATTTTTAGAGGTTAACCCAGCTCTGTGTCGTCTGGTTGGCTATAGCCGGGAAGAACTCCTCACCTTAGATTTTCAAACCATTACCCACCCTGACGACCTTCAAACCGACCTTGGGTATGCCCGGCAATTATTAGAGCGACAAATCGAAGCCTATCAAATGGAAAAACGGTATTTTCATAAAGCTGGACATATCATCTGGATTCAGTTAAACGGCACGATTGTGTGGAATCTGGATGGGACGCCAGGTTATTTTATTGCCCAAATCCAGGATATTACCGACCGCCGGGCGGCAC
The Acidobacteriota bacterium DNA segment above includes these coding regions:
- a CDS encoding protein kinase, yielding MTPERWKQISHIFQIALTLPDGNWKGYLDQECGQDSDLKLQVQNLLDAFYQPSHVLDSPALQITGHLTASDTIELFPGQVVGSFRIRQLVGSGGMGEVYLAEDTRLRRKVALKILSSKLTRDKEFVRRFRREAQIISTFNHPNIVTVYEFGESDTLHFIATEYIEGETLRKRMTSSPRALDQMLDVIIQAGAALAAAHKGNIVHRDIKPENIMLRTDGLVKVLDFGLAKSTSGFMGHSPTDETGTTPSTISTIVTTPGMLIGTIHYMSPEQVRGLQVDARSDIWSFGVVLYEMLTGRLPFAGETPSDIIAAILKSEPEIPVDQSTDIPAWIWPILRKTLAKEADKRYQTIEAVLEDLQSAPLSHEPKLEGEGHLPSPQKTLHDQPPFKNEKPQNLWLTTRRFFARDVLPQTTLLLLVAGLATCGILIGNRGSWFFESPPRVQPNQLPLFNQMTVRGLTTSGNIADTAISPDGQFVAYVTRQKVGQTIHLRHMSTNTDTELIQASDADLRNLNFSRDGTALYYVGYKNHFGTLNRINLPGGTVQTIASEIFSGVGFSPDGTRIAFIRSNIDTGSDQSSPYESLVVTDINGSHEHHIATSSPTSFFYEKINLAWSPDGTEVACITSEIQGDTQYQTLVAIHITTGLRRKLVNYPWGELFGVVWLSDGTLIVSANEQSQTQASPTQLWLVAADGTVERITNDLNTYSSLGATASGNMLVAVEQKRLSNLWTVPMADLSQARQVLPASGIESVDLMPEAIVYTLLDSGNYDIWIMDAEGKNQKQLTENQGLNYTPVITPDGRTIVFGSNRSGSSNLWRMDIDGGNVKQLTHGSKYIWEHVVSFDSKWVYFNQFDGKIPTIWKVALDGGPPIQVTFEPSVNVKTSRRDGTIAFQKFAYQPSQTRKVVIMPPDGSLAKTVELPATALSLLNLHFTPDGRSLAFLDNRDDGGNVWVLPLDGMSKARPLTHFQTEKIFFFDWSSDGKNLILLRGTQMNNVVLLSKS
- a CDS encoding sigma-70 family RNA polymerase sigma factor; its protein translation is MNQIPDVTQLLINWNNGDQEALDRLIPLVYAELHRQARRYMKNEGPGHLLQTTALINEAYLRLIDQKVRWQNRAHFFAIASQMMRRILVDYARKRICDKRGGNLVQVQLDEVNTQVQLCIADIIAVDEALHQLSQLDPRRAQVVELRFFGGLNTEEIAQVLNISSITVLRDWNLARAWLVMTLSDNSMASLLKQ
- a CDS encoding PAS domain S-box protein, which gives rise to MKAEFPSLVLSNTALRLMAIALVYHGFHKLAFLFLDPVQHISLIWPPSGFALAILLLTPKPQVRSTLVVLSCVNLFSNYVSSGSLALSLGFLAANLLQAILGWWVLTYFCGAGIVFIHLSEVFVLIGVATLGTAVTSFIGAGTTVLANQVPFGPSYWTWWTSDSLGVLLITPLVVTWVRFHDPWTWKQKYPLIEAILFLGLWCATSWLVFHGIGNLFIPYPYFMMTLLVWAALRFGSRGVASAMVLLAAISISGITVSESVPVLGGKNLTDQLLLVQLFLGVASITGLLLSASLAETKLAEQALREDQLRLRALGDNLPNGMIYQVLLEPDGSKRFLHVSAGVERLNGISAESVLQDSSSLYQLIVEEDRPALVAAQVKSEQTLSPVSTILRIRRNPNELRWMQISSSPRRLADGRILWDGIQVDITDLIRAEENLRRVNRALRTLSNCNQAVVRAKTEAELLESVCQVIVENGDYRLAWVGYIQHDASRSVIPQAQAGVGLDYVHTANITWADVPRGRGPTGTAIRTGQPAVCHHFLTDPAVEPWRETAIKHGYQSSLAVPLKNGTEVFGALNVYSADPNTFDDDEISLLAELAADLTYGILALRTYQDHLKAEASLHLSEQHFRSAMFHSPIGKAIVAPDGRFLEVNPALCRLVGYSREELLTLDFQTITHPDDLQTDLGYARQLLERQIEAYQMEKRYFHKAGHIIWIQLNGTIVWNLDGTPGYFIAQIQDITDRRAALRALQESEERFRQVVENIHEVFWMVNFSTRHLLYISPGYERIWGRSCESLYQSPSTWMEAIHPDDRDRVAQALKQQAVGGYVVEYRIIRPDETIRWIRDQGFPIQDSTGQVYRIAGIAEDITEHRQIEAQLRQSQKMEAIGQLAGGVAHDFNNILGAIMLQAGFAQKTPDLSQNMHNILQDIVASAKRGANLTRQLLAFSRRQVLEPRELDLNEVVTNLSRMLQRIVGEDVPIELDLYPAPLITNADAGMLDQVLMNLVINARDATPAGGKLKIETSTTWISEKEAALHSDSMPGRYVCLLVSDTGCGISSENLPHIFEPFFTTKEPGKGTGLGLATVFGIVKQHQGFILVSSQPGQGTTVQVFLPASNHLGESMLIEAIEPSQVQGTETIMLVEDDQAVRDMMSLVLQEYGYRVLKAVNGVDALSMWENYPEPIQLVVTDIVMPQGINGIELAKMLRERNPSLKVIFTSGYNPNWTQQNLQLPAGSVYLQKPSSFDQILKEIRTCLDNQ